CAATAGAGGAGAGTGATCTGTATATAAAAGCAGAGTCTTTACTGTATGATAAAGCTTTTGAAAGGCTCAGACGGACCCGCTGTGAGATTGAAGAATATATTTATAAAAACAGAAGATTCGCTGATTCTTTGACACCGGTCAAATGTGCTGCTCATGCTCCGGAAATTATAAGGAAGATGTGCCGTGCCGCTGAAGAAGCAGGAGTCGGACCGATGGCGGCGGTCGCCGGCGCCGTTGCTGAAGAACTGGCGTATTATTTACACCAGTGTTCTGGAGAGGTGATTGTCGAAAACGGCGGAGACGTTTTCATCATAAACAGACGACCGATGAGGATAGGGATTTACACGGAAGATGATCTTTTGTCAATGAAGCTCGGTCTGGAACTTATGCCTTATCCAGAAGGAATCAGCATCTGTACTTCATCGGGTAGGATCGGTCATTCATTGAGTTTCGGTCGGGCCGATGCAGTCACGGTGCTGGCACCCAGCGGTGCTTATGCCGACGCCGCGGCGACGGCGGTCGCAAATATGATACAATCCGAGGCAGATATCGATGCTGCATTGGACTTTGCACAGAGCAAGAAAGCTATTCTGGGGGTGGTGGTCGTCATCAATAATAAGATCGGAGTAAAGGGAGAAATCATCAAACTCTGTGCACTCGATTAATCAGGGAGTCAGCGGTTCAGATCAGCGCCGCATTTTCTGCACTTTTCAGCTCCGTATTCAACAGGTGCACGGCATTCAGGACAGGACCACCTGAATTTCTGCTCCTTGAGAAAGCATTCTTCGCCGATCTTTTTTAAACGTGTAAGATTTCGTCCGGGCATATCCTTGTAGCGTTTATTCAATTTCTGGAATATGTCGCATTGTTCGGTTAATGCACATTCATAACAGTATTGATAATGATTGCGGTCCAGGCACTGCACAATCTTACAGTCGCCGCTCCATTTATCTTTCGAAGTACTCTGACATCCCGAACATCGGATCTGTTCCGGTGCACACCTGAAGTATTTTGCCATACCTTTCAATTTTTCTTCGTCTTTATCGATCCAGGCGCGATAGATGTCACAGGCGCCGCAGTAGAGTCCGCATCTGCCGATCAAATCGCACTGCGTTTTATCCGGCATCTCTTCTTCCTTTTTTAATCTTTTTTATTATGAGATTTATGGTATTACGCACGCGTTTCGTCGTATCCTTGAATTCCTGGTAAAGCAGGTCCTGATTTTTATAGCCCATGATTTCAGCGGCTGTTTCCAGCGCTTCTGGAATGATTGTATCGGATGCGGCTGAGGTAAGGCGATAGACATTTCTCAAATGGTTAAGAAACGAGAACGCCTCAGCGAGTTTTGTCAATTCGGCGGCCAGATTTTTTTGTTTGTCAATGATGATTTTAAACAGTTTCGAGTTGACCGGTTCCTTTAACTCGAATTCGGCTTTCATGATCAACATCATCATTTCAATGTCCCTTAATCCACCAGGACCTTCTTTTATGTCATTATTGATATCAGATGCTTTTTCTTCGTTGACACTGTGCCGGGAATTTATTTCTTCGATCATCTGATTAATATACTCTCTTTTCATTTTAAAGATATGTGGTTTTATAATCTTCTTCATAAATTCTTCTTCAAAACGATGTGAACCGACGATCAGACGTGCACCGAGTATCTGTGATTTTTCAATGAAGATGTCAGCCCGTTTTTCACTCAATAACTTTTTTACTTCATCGAGAAGGATCACGAATCTTCCGAAATAATCCGTGAACCTGTGATGAGGAATCGTGCTTCTCTTTATGATTTCATTATTCATCTTGCTGATTATTTTATTGCAGTAATCAAGCATCTCCGGGTTGTCGGAATTGAGCAGGACGATAATATCATAGTCATCATCATATGCCTGTTCCCGGGCGTGGCCTCCGGCGGCGAAGATCGCCAGGAGGTCATCGGTTATTATCCTTCTGGTATACTGTCTGTCGATCTCCATACGACATATATCAAAGAGGGTATGAATATACCTGTCTGAAAACTGGGTAAATTCAGAATTTATCTCTTCAACCGTACCGCCTGATAAAGTCTTTATGCCGACCCGTATAAATTCGCAGTCATAATAGTCACCCAATTTTTCTTTCCTGGCTTTGAAGGTGCGCATTGAGTCGATATCACTGTAGAGCCCGTCGGCGAACTCCCTCAGCCGTTCAGGAACTTTTATGATATTGATCAATTTCGGGTATTTATCCAGTATTCTCAGGAAGATTCTTTTGAAAAAGACGCTGCTTGAGAGGTGCATTGAGATAAGATTTCTTAAGTCGCCGATGATTTTATCAACATCCTTTTCATAGATCTTTTTCTGGAAAATCTGAAGATAGAACTTCAGCTCTTTCTCTTCATTCAAGGAAAAATAGTTGTTTATCAAATTAGGAAAACGATTGAACACATACGCGATATTTCGGGTAAAATCTGGAACCTCATCTATATTTTTCATCAAGTATTCATTTAATTCCTTGAAGATTAAAAAACTCTTCTTGTTTTCACCGAGAATGGTCAGGAGATTGATGAGTGAATAAAGATTATATTTAAACCATTCGATATATTCTTTTATCACAAAATTTCTCTTTTCAGACGGCAGGGAGTCAAAGTCGCGCACGAACTTTTCAAGCAGTTCGTTTGTCCTGAGGTTGTCGAGGATATCATTCCAGAAAGATGTCCCTCTGAAGAAGCGGAATTTCTGGATAAAGTCCTCAGCCAGGTTTCCCCGGTATCGGATATCAAATATATGCGAGAATATCGAGTGTTTCGTGAGGTGATCGGTTATATCATTGATTAAAACAGGAATGACGTTTCGGATGTTCTGGATATGTTCATAATAGTGCATCAAGAGATGTTCTTCTGCACGGCAGGTTCCGAAATCCTGGTATCCGATTATCTTCGCGACTCTGCGGATATTTTCAAAAGCGGTGTCATCGAGGAGGATTTCTTCATCCTGTGTTACAAAGAGCTGGTAGAGATATCTGAAGATTTCAAAGAACGTGAGTGATCTTTCAAGGGCGTTATATTCCCGTTTTCTTCGGGGGTTTGCTTTTTTTAGTTGTTCGATGATATCCCAGGTGTTGACTTCCTTGATATTGAAGATCGTTTTTTGGGCGCAGATGATGTTCTTTATAATGCGTAAGCCGTCTTCTTTAAAGTTGATTGAATTAGAACTTATAGGTTTTTCAAGCAGTTGGTAGACATCACCGAGTATTCCTCTCAGATACCCCTCATGATAGCGGTTGTCAGCGGACGGGTGGAAAAAATAGCGGTTGATTATCTCCTTCTGATATTTTTCAAACAACTTTTTACTGCCGGTGATCACTGCGGCGCTCAGCATTTCATTGATTATTACATAATCGCTGATCTCTTCGGTCAGAACCTTTTTGTATTCTTTAATCGAGGCGGAATAGAGATGGTCTCCGATGTGCTCTGACAGGTGAAAATGGAAAGAGACGGCGAATCTGAACATCTCCTGACTTATACGGGCGATCGCCCGGTTGAACCTTGCACGGTTCTTTTTGCAGTCGTCGATGATCCCTACATCTATATCGTCCTGATCAGACTTGGTACCCACGCTGAGAATTACAAATTCAGGGGATCTGTCCGTATCGAGAAAGATTTCAAGGAGTTTCACAATATAATGGGTTATGAGTCTGCGGAAGTTGTCACCTACATTCCTCATAAATTTTCTGTATACAAATAATTTATCCGCGTCGGTTTCAATCATATCCATTCTTAACTGGTCTATCGCCTGATGATTGAAGTGCAGGAACTGGAGGGCGAAGAACGTTCCAATGAGATCTAATTTCTCTCTCGTCGTCCTGCCGACACCGGCGACGATCTTCAGATCGGCTTCAAAATCATAAGCCGGATGCAGAATATGTACTGCATCACGTTTTTTATTTTCTTCCAATCTCTGGATAAGGGTGTTGAGGTGCTTGCTTACGGCCTGGATGTATTTGTTGTAGTGATTGCCGAACTCAGAAGCTTTTTCTTTTAAGGATGTTACAAGGTCTTTCATTTTTGTCCCAATTTTTTCAATACTTCATCTGATATCTTGATCTGTTCATAACCGAGTTCCGGCGCCAGGGAAAGAATTTTGAAGAACTTCTTTTTAAAGGTCTGTTCTTTTTCGAAAAAAGCCGCCTTCCTGAAGACATATCGCCAGAATTTTTCGTTGTTTTTTTCTTTTTGATATATCGCAAAGATGTGTCTGATGTCGACACTGAATTCTACTTTTAATTCGATATCCCTTGCTGTACGCGGAGAAGTGATCTTGTCGATGATGATATCCCAGGGATTTGCAAGATAAATGTCAATGCGAAATTCTCTGTTGTTGAACAGAACAGATTCCCGATAGAATTTCAGGTTTTCCTTTTTCCATGTGTAAAATTCAAAGTATCTTCTTTCTTTTATGATATAATCAACATTGAACCATGTCTTATTGAATGACCAGGCGGTATGAAGACTGGAAATATTTTTATTGACCATCAAATGTTCGTCATAATCGACTATCCGCAGGGAGTCTGGCTTCGGTTCTGAGATGAATTCCTGCAGGGATTGTCGGTCTTTAAATAAAAGATCGATGTCCCAGTAAACCTTATAATTGAGATAACCATTGATAAGGAGGGGGAGAGCACCGATGATGATGAAATTGAGTTCTTTTTTATCCTGCAGTAAAGAGAGTTCTTCGAGAATCTGAAGCAATACTTTCTGCCTCTTTTTGCTTACATAATTAATCCATTCAGGAGACATCTCAGCGCCTGAACCAGCGTGGCTTTCTATTTTAATGTCCGGCCCTTTTCGAGGCCGATACGAAATGCCTTGAGGTTTATTTCTTCGGTACCTTTCGGTACGCGGGAGAGAATCGCGGATTCAACCGCCTCCCTGGAAACAATACCAGTGTATTCGGTAATTATGCCGAGGGCGACGATATTCGCCACCAGCGCCTTACCGACCTCCTTTTCGGCGATCTCGGTGATCGGTAAAGAATAGACCTTGAATTTTCCTTCGGGTTTTTTTGATACATAACCTGAATCTACAAGTAAAACACCGTTCTCTTTTACATCTTTATAATATTTATCGCATGCCTCCTGGGTGAAGCAGAGAAGCAGATCGATGTTCACGGCTTTGGGATAATCTATTTCTTCGTCAGAGATGATGACTTCGGAACGGCTGGAGCCACCCCTTGCTTCAGGTCCGTAGGATTGACTCTGGGTGGCGTTCTTGCCGTCGTAGATCGCCGCCGCCTCGGCAAGAATCTTACCCGCCAGTATCAGACCCTGACCTCCAGAGCCGCTCAACCTCAACTCATATCTAAAACTCACGATAACCTCCTGATTTAGTATTTTTTCACTCTTTTGATTAATTTATAATACTCTTCACAAAATTCCGGGCGCTCCTGGTCTTTGAGCACACCGATGATGATTTTATCCTTATGCTCTTCTCTGGAATCTTTTCTTGCGGTATTGACCGGGATACTGTTCTCCTTGAACCATTTCATTATATCAACGGCGGTGCCGAGTCTATTGGGGCGTGCATAATACGTCGGACAAGGAGAGAGGACTTCGATCAATGAAAATCCTTTTTTCAGCAGACCTCTCTGGATGTATTTATCCAGTTGAACCGCATGATAGCAGGTACTGCGGGCGACAAAAGATGCGCCGGCGGCAATCGCCAGTCCGGAGATGTCGAAAGAGGGCTCCATTGAGCCATAAGGTGCGGTACTGCCTTTTTTTCCGAACGGCGTTGTGGGCGAAGCTTGCCCTCCGGTCATTCCGTAGATGAAATTATTATAGATGATTACGGTGAGGTCGAGGTTCCGCCGTGCAGCATGAATAAAATGGTTGCCGCCGATCGCCGTGGCGTCGCCGTCTCCGCTGACCACGATGATATTCAATTCCGGCTTGGCAAGTTTCAATCCTGTGGCAAAGGCGATGGCTCTGCCGTGCGTGGTGTGGAGTGTATTGAAGTCCACATAACCAGGTGTTCTTGAAGAACATCCGATTCCAGAGACAAGGGCTATTTTATCCTTGGGGATCTTGCAGCGGTCGATCGCCCGGAGAATGGCTTTCAGAATTATACCGCAGCCGCATCCAGTGCACCATATATGAGGAAACTTATCAAGCCTCAGGTACTTTTCATAAGGGAACATTTTTTATTTTCTCCAAAATCTCATCGGGCGTGATCAGCATTCCATCCACCCGATTGATTTTTAACACATCACAATCTGCCGCACAGGAAACTTCATGGGCGGTCTGCCCCAGATTCATTTCAGGGACAATGAACGCCTTGACGCGTTGAGAGATTTTCGAAAGTGCTTCATAGGGAAAGGGCCAGAGTACGAGTATCTGGAAAACGCCCACTTTGATACCTGCGGCGCGTGCCAGACGCATCGCCCGGTATGCGGACCGGGCACTTGAGCCGTATGCCACAATACAGATATCCGCGTCATCAAGGGAATTTTCTTTGAATTCGATGATTTTTTCACGATTGTTTTCAATCTTGCGGTTAAGACGCCTGTAGAGTGCATCCGCTTTCACCGGGTCGTTTGTGGGAAAGCCGGTTTCGTCATGGCTCAATCCCGTGACATTATAGCGATAACCGATTCCGAAATCGGCGAATCGGGGGACGTCTGAATCCACTGCTCTATAGGGGAGATAATCTTCGGGTTTTTCTTCTGTTCGTTCACGTTCGATAATCTTTATTTCGTCTTTTTCAGGATAGATGATTTTCTCATTGATGTGGGCGATGATTTCATCGATCAAGAGAATGACCGGCACCCGGTATTTCTCTGATAGATTGAATGCCTTTATGGTCCAGTCATAGACTTCACGCACTGTGGAGGGAGTCACCACGATGACGGGATGGTCGCCGTGGGTGCCCCAGCGTGTCTGCATGGTATCCGCCTGTGCCGGATGAGTGGGCAGGCCCGTACTCGGACCGCCCCTCTGGACATTGACGACGACACAGGGTACTTCCGCCATTGCGGCGTAGCCGATGTTCTCCTGCATCAGAGAAAACCCCGGTCCGCTGGTTGCGGTCATTGATTTCACACCTGCCAGGGATGCTCCGATGATAGCCGCCATCGAGGCGATTTCATCCTCCATTTGAATGAAGACGCCGCCGTACTGGGGTAATTTAAGAGAGAGGATTTCAGCAATTTCCGAGGAAGGGGTGATCGGATACCCTGCAAAGAAACGCATACCCGCGACCAATGCCGCTTCAGCACATACTTCGTTCCCGGTGGCTAATCTTGCTTTTTGTTCACTCATCATTATCTTCTTTCTTTAAAACTTTTATCGCAAAATCCGGACAGTAAATTTCACATAACTGACAGCCGGTGCAGGCGTCGAGATTTGCGACTTTTGCTTTGGCTCCTTCCATTGTCAGAACATCTTTGGGGCAGAAGGCGACGCATATCTCACAACCTTTACACCAGCTTTCTTTGATTTCAATGATAAAACGACGGGTCTTTACTGCCATGCATCCCTATTATAGCCATAAATCACGGTTCGTCAAGCAGTTGAACCGTAGAACTTTCTGGGATACAACGGCGGTTCGTGATTTTTTATTCTTTATTTAAACCGCCGGAGGGTTTGCCTTTGATTCTATAAACAGAATTTACTTGTGCTGTGAATCAACCACTACAGATTCAGACCAAGAAAATGGTTGAGGAATTCCCTGATGAATATCACCGCCGGCACTGCAAGAATGACCCCCCAGAAACCAAGCATCATACCGCCGAGAATCAATACTATCATCACCACAACCGGATGGAGTTTCGAGGATCTTCCGATAATGAGCGGTCCCAGGAAGAAGTTTTCCAGAAGCTGTTCTCCGATGTAGACGGAAGCGATCTTGATGAGATTCAACAGCGGCGAGGGACTTGTAAGTCCGATGAGAATCGCCGGAAGGAAACTCAAGATATAGCCGATATTGGGAATAAGATTACACAGGCCGGCGATCACGCCCAGGAGCAGATAATATTTAATTCCGAGAATCCATAAGGAAAATCCTACGATGAATCCTACGATGAACATAAGGAGCAGTGTTCCTCTGAAGAAGCGAGCCAGAGAGACATTCAATTTATTGATGAATGCATCGACCTTTTTTCTTTCTTTCAGGCCGAAGAGATTTCTGAACCATTCGGTTATTTCTTCTCTGTCAGACAGGAAAAGATAGGCAGAGAGCGGGATAAAGACGAAGTTGTAGATGATCATAATTATACTTCCGATACCTCTGCCGATCTGCCCGATGGTCTTGAAGACTCCGGCGATTACATTGCTGAGATGGGTGGTGATTGTGTTCGCGATGATATTGGGGTCGACGTCGATCCCCAGCTCAATCAATTTATCGATTACGGTTCCGGAATAAAGCTGGATCTGCTGAATTGCATAAGGGATTTTATTGATCAGGACCTGGAGTTCATTGATCAACCCTGATATTATCAGGGTGATGAGCAGAGGGATGACCGCGACGATCGGTAGAAGGAATACGAGGATTGCAATGACTCTCGGGACTTTTCTTCTTTCCAGGAAATCGACCATAGGTGTAAGGATATAAGCAAGACCAAGACCAATAATGAACGGCACCAGGATTGAAGAATAATGGAGAAGGAAATAGAAGAGAAAGAGTAAAATAGTGAGGAGGAATACAGGCCGTACGTTTTTATCGCGTCTGAACGGCCAGAGTACGGTCAGGACAAGAAGCAGAAGCCAGATCGGTGAGAATGTTTTTGAGAGGATTATGAATCCTGCAATGAGCACGATGGTTATGTAGAAGACTACTTTCTGCATCTGAAAATTATATCTACTATCATTACAAAATCAAGCCTTGACTTTAAAGGTCGATTGTGTACAATAGGGTATGAAATCAACATTAAAACATCTAAAATATGCAACTCTGCTTCTCTTTGTAATCCTTGCAGGTCTTTCCTGTGAGGATCAGGTTTTATTCACGGTTGATGGAGAGACTTATACAATCGCTGATTTTAAAGAGAATTTTCAGTTTACCCCGACAGAAGATTCCTTACAGCGGCTGAAAAAGATAGATGAATTCATAAATCAGATGCTGGCGGTGCATGAGGCGCGTGAACGTGGATATGACGAGGATGCCATTGTCAAGACCGCCTTTGAGACCCATAAGAAAGATATCATTATGCGCAATTATTATGAAACGAGTGTGATGAGTAAGGTGCATGTTTCAGAATCAGAGATCAGGGATGTCTATAATAAAATCATAGACCATTATCATCTGGCGCAGATCGTCGTCACTTCCGATTCTCTGGCACAGTATATAGAGAGTGAACTGGAAAAAGGTGTATTATTTGATTCTCTTTTGAAATTTTCGCTTGATACCCTGACAGAAAACGGTGACATCGGTACTTTCTCCGTGATGTCACTGCCGCCGCAGATACTTGAAGCAGTTGAAAAAACACCGGTTGGGGGAACGACGAAAGCGGTTAGTTTCGGAGAATACTTCTATATCCTGAAAGTGCTCGAACATAAAAAAGCCGATTCTCCGAAGTATAAAGATGTAAAGGAGAACATCCGTAATACGCTCAGCCGGGATAAGGCGATGGAGATTGCAGATGAGTTCATTCAGAAGCTGATTGATGATGCGAAGATCGAATATAATCAGGAAGGACTCGACGCATTATTGAAACCCGATTCCCTGATAACGAAAGAAGACCTGAAAAAATGGGTGGTCAAAAAATATGACACCGCTTATGTTTATGTAGGATCAATCAGAGAGGCGATTCAGAACCAGTATAAAAAATCGTTTATTGAGCCGCAGAAGTTGATAGAACGTCAATTGATCCCGGACCTCATCTATGATAAGGCGCTGACGGTCAATTTCGACAAGAAACTCGAGATTAAAGATAAACTGCGTAAAGCACTGGATTTTCTGATGTATCAGAAATTCTATTCAGATGAAGTTCTGGAAAAGGTCCAGATAGATTCCATGGAAGTGGTCAATTACTACAAGACTCATAAAGACGATTATCAGGATAAAACACTGGAGGAAGTTTTTAGTGTGGTGAAGGCGAGGGTGCGTGAGGCGAAGATAGACACCTTACGCAGTAAAGTGTTTCAATCACTGCGGGATAAGTATAATCCCGTAATCAACCAAACAGTTGTAGCGAAATTACTGAAGGAGGAATAGTGAAGAAATTGATTTTTCCGATAGTGATCGGTCTTTTTTTCTTCTGTGCGCAGCAGGCAGAGGATGTCCTGGTGAGGGTGGACGGGTCGGTATTGACCAAGGCGGATTTTGAAAAGTATATCACTGAGGCGGATTACAGTAAAGTCCCGGAAGAACAGATCCGGCAATTCTGCGAAAAATGGGCGGATCAGGAAATTCTATACCTCGAAGCCAAAAAACAGGGGATTGACAAAGAGGATTCGATCAGATTGGTGCTGAAGGAGTATGAAAAGAATCTTTTGGCGATGGATCTGGTACGCAGGGAATTCAGCGGTACCACCGTGGATGAGAATGAAATCAAGGCGTATTTTAATGAACACGAGAAGGAATTTTTGTATGCCGTAAAATTAGGTCAGATCGTCCTGCCTGATATCGAGACCGCCCGTATGACTCTTCAGGAGATAAAAGCGGGTGCCGATTTCTTCAAACTTGCCAAGGAGCGTTCTTTGACCCGTTTTGAAAATCCTGAGGATCCGAAGGTGGTTACCGACTACCTACCCAGGGGTACGCTCGGTGATTTCGGGATTGAAGAGACTATATTCAATATGAAGCGCGGTGAAATTTCAGATGTTATTCCCTATGTACAGGGCACATATCTTCTTGTAAAGATGATCGACAAGAAAAAGATGAAATCCAAAGCTGATTATGATGCATATAAAGGAGCGATATACAACTATCTTCTCGCCAAGAAATATCAGGATTTCCTATCACATTATGTCGACAGTCTGAAAACCCAGTACAAGGTTACGATTGACCTTTCGGTATTAAAAGAGAAGAATTAATTTTTACGGTATATTGAAAAGACCGTAGCACTCATGATGTTGATTATACTTTTTGCATTGTTAACCGCTCACGCAGATCAGGTTGCGGCGTATGTCGGAGATGATGTGATACTCGAGAGTGAGGTCATGGAGAAGATGTATTTTCTCGCCAATGACCCCAGAATTCGCGAAATGTTCCAGGAGCCGGAAGAACTGCGTGAATATGTTCTGGATGAACTCATATCGCAAAGACTGGTATTGATCGAGGCGGAGCAGGAATCGATTGCTGTAAGTACCCGTGAAATCAACGAAGCCGTTGAATGGCAGATCGAAAAGGTGAAGGAGCAGTATCCTTCAGAAGCCGATTTTTTCAAAGCC
This DNA window, taken from candidate division WOR-3 bacterium, encodes the following:
- a CDS encoding UPF0280 family protein, which produces IEESDLYIKAESLLYDKAFERLRRTRCEIEEYIYKNRRFADSLTPVKCAAHAPEIIRKMCRAAEEAGVGPMAAVAGAVAEELAYYLHQCSGEVIVENGGDVFIINRRPMRIGIYTEDDLLSMKLGLELMPYPEGISICTSSGRIGHSLSFGRADAVTVLAPSGAYADAAATAVANMIQSEADIDAALDFAQSKKAILGVVVVINNKIGVKGEIIKLCALD
- a CDS encoding DUF3795 domain-containing protein, translated to MPDKTQCDLIGRCGLYCGACDIYRAWIDKDEEKLKGMAKYFRCAPEQIRCSGCQSTSKDKWSGDCKIVQCLDRNHYQYCYECALTEQCDIFQKLNKRYKDMPGRNLTRLKKIGEECFLKEQKFRWSCPECRAPVEYGAEKCRKCGADLNR
- a CDS encoding 2-oxoacid:ferredoxin oxidoreductase subunit gamma, producing the protein MSFRYELRLSGSGGQGLILAGKILAEAAAIYDGKNATQSQSYGPEARGGSSRSEVIISDEEIDYPKAVNIDLLLCFTQEACDKYYKDVKENGVLLVDSGYVSKKPEGKFKVYSLPITEIAEKEVGKALVANIVALGIITEYTGIVSREAVESAILSRVPKGTEEINLKAFRIGLEKGRTLK
- a CDS encoding 2-oxoacid:ferredoxin oxidoreductase subunit beta, encoding MFPYEKYLRLDKFPHIWCTGCGCGIILKAILRAIDRCKIPKDKIALVSGIGCSSRTPGYVDFNTLHTTHGRAIAFATGLKLAKPELNIIVVSGDGDATAIGGNHFIHAARRNLDLTVIIYNNFIYGMTGGQASPTTPFGKKGSTAPYGSMEPSFDISGLAIAAGASFVARSTCYHAVQLDKYIQRGLLKKGFSLIEVLSPCPTYYARPNRLGTAVDIMKWFKENSIPVNTARKDSREEHKDKIIIGVLKDQERPEFCEEYYKLIKRVKKY
- a CDS encoding 2-oxoacid:acceptor oxidoreductase subunit alpha, with protein sequence MMSEQKARLATGNEVCAEAALVAGMRFFAGYPITPSSEIAEILSLKLPQYGGVFIQMEDEIASMAAIIGASLAGVKSMTATSGPGFSLMQENIGYAAMAEVPCVVVNVQRGGPSTGLPTHPAQADTMQTRWGTHGDHPVIVVTPSTVREVYDWTIKAFNLSEKYRVPVILLIDEIIAHINEKIIYPEKDEIKIIERERTEEKPEDYLPYRAVDSDVPRFADFGIGYRYNVTGLSHDETGFPTNDPVKADALYRRLNRKIENNREKIIEFKENSLDDADICIVAYGSSARSAYRAMRLARAAGIKVGVFQILVLWPFPYEALSKISQRVKAFIVPEMNLGQTAHEVSCAADCDVLKINRVDGMLITPDEILEKIKNVPL
- a CDS encoding 4Fe-4S dicluster domain-containing protein; protein product: MAVKTRRFIIEIKESWCKGCEICVAFCPKDVLTMEGAKAKVANLDACTGCQLCEIYCPDFAIKVLKKEDNDE
- a CDS encoding AI-2E family transporter, translated to MQKVVFYITIVLIAGFIILSKTFSPIWLLLLVLTVLWPFRRDKNVRPVFLLTILLFLFYFLLHYSSILVPFIIGLGLAYILTPMVDFLERRKVPRVIAILVFLLPIVAVIPLLITLIISGLINELQVLINKIPYAIQQIQLYSGTVIDKLIELGIDVDPNIIANTITTHLSNVIAGVFKTIGQIGRGIGSIIMIIYNFVFIPLSAYLFLSDREEITEWFRNLFGLKERKKVDAFINKLNVSLARFFRGTLLLMFIVGFIVGFSLWILGIKYYLLLGVIAGLCNLIPNIGYILSFLPAILIGLTSPSPLLNLIKIASVYIGEQLLENFFLGPLIIGRSSKLHPVVVMIVLILGGMMLGFWGVILAVPAVIFIREFLNHFLGLNL